The genomic region tggtatttttgtccttagtatagaacacaaaaataattttaaatagagaaaaactctaATTGCATCAAGTATATCGGTAGAAGGACCCAACGCTTTTCACACTCAATTGCTTACGTTTACTGTTTCTTTGATTAGAATAGAAAATACCTTTGTTTTCAATTCATGACACttaattctttttacaaaaactTGCATTTTGAATGACACTtttccaagtaaaacaagttccctgacTTCGATACTCAGTTCAttccgttttaattatttacttgacgacccggtgcacttgccggttaGATTTCACATCCACAAAAATAAGTAGTAGTACCAGGATGTGAACAAAGTATTTTGGCGCTGTTgctggggaacttctttttatttagaaaagtttaGTTCAAATTGTAGgcgtttatttattttattcttggattcattatttattttgtgaatatttagtTACTGCATAATTCATTGTTCGTTGGAATTGGTTAACTGTTGTTTTGCTTATTTTGCATGCAAAGAAGGTCTTCTGCAGGTGTTTTGATTCCCATAGACTTGGAATTTAATGCAACTTGCAGGAAAAGGAACGCAAAAAGGAATAGAAAGTTTTTGCAGGACATTGAGGCAACAACAATTCAGGAAGAACCTCTATCttctgaggcatcttctagttttccaaaACAAGGGGAATCTCACACAGTATTATTTGAAGCCAATATCATAGTTGATGAGCCAAGAAGAGTTACCCTTGGAGATTACTCTAGCTCAAGTATGTCGCAATTCTTTACTAGCATTGCACGACCGGAGGTTCAAGCACAAAATATAACCCATCCACATTCATTAATTCAGTTGATTCAGAACAATTTGTTTAATGGTCTGTTCAATGAAGACCCGTATGCACATCTAGCCACTTATATTGAGATTTACAACATGTCAGACTGGCTGGTGTGCCTGAGGATGCTGTTagattgagcttgttttcattttccttgtCTGGAGAGGCGAAAAGATGACTCTATTCATTTAAAGGTAACCGTCTtaagacttgggatgaagtggttgaaaaattcttgaagaaacacttcccagagtccaagactgcTGAAGGAAAAGCTGCCATCTCATCCTTTCATCAATTTCCAGATGAGTCCTTGAGTGAGGCTTTGGAAAGATTTCATGGGTTACTAAGAAAGACACCTACTCATGGATTTTCAGAACCAATCCAGctcaatattttcattaacGGGTTAAGGCCACAATCCAAGCAGCTTTTAGATGCTTTTGcaggggaaaaaataaaattgaagacccctgaagaagccatggaattaattgagaatatggCTGTTAGTGACCATGCAATCTTGCATGATAGAGCACACATCCCAACCAAAAGAAGCTTGCTGGAGCTCACATCACAGGATGCATTGctggcacagaacaagttgttATCCAAGCAACTTGAAGCATTAACAGAAACATTGAGTAAGTTGCCAACCCAAGTACATTCTGGACAACCTTCACcctcttctattttgcaggttgcaggttGTGTTATATGTGGTGGAGCACATGATTCTGGCTGTTGCATTCTCATAGAAGATACAACACATGAAGTGAACTACATGGGGAACCAGCCAAGACCAAACTTTAATGCAGGTGGGTATTCTGGATTTCAACATGGCCAACAATATAATCAGCAATAGGGACAGTGGAGAACTCACCCTAGTAATCACTTCAATAAAGACCAAGGTGGGCCATCTAACATGCCacaacaacaagggcctagtctctatgataGAACGacaaagctggaagagactcttgCTTAGTTCATGCAAGTATCCATGTCCAATCAAAAGAGCACATAGTTAGCCATCAAGAATCTAGAAGTCGAGGTGGGACAATTGGCAAAACAACTGGCAGACCGATCGTCAAGCAGCTTTGGAGCCAACACAAAGAAGAATCCGAAGGAGGAGTGCAAGGTTGTTATGACTAGAAGCAAAATGGTGAGCATGAATGAAGGTGAGAAGAGGATAGGTGAAGAAAAACAATAGTTGGTGACTGAACTAGAAATTGACCCAGTGGTGGAACCTTTGAGTGAGACTGAGGAAGAAGTGGAAGCAGAAGATGATCAGCAGAAGGAGATACCAATAATAGtgagtgaaaaagaaataagtgagaaggaaaagaaagaaaaagaaaaagaaagagagaaagaaaaagaaaatgaaaaaaatgagaaatatgaaaaagaaaaagaaaaagagagaaagaaaaagaaaatgaaaaaaatgagaaatatgaaaaagaaaaagaaaaaagaaagaaaagaagtgaagaaAAAGAGCAAGAGTgagtgtgctagagagaaaaagaaagaagcatctCTAGCTGAAGGGAGAGAAGTACCATATCCCTTGGTACCTTCTAGGAAGGACATAGAAAGACATCTAGCTAGATTTCTGGATATTTTCAAGAAGCTAGAAATTACCATACCCTTTGGAGAAGCTCTACAATAGATGCCGCTCTATgctaaatttttgaaagatatgctAACTTGGAAGAACAAGTACATCCATAGTGACACCATAGTTGTGGAGAGGAACTGCAGTGCCGTAATTGAACGCATCCTTCCACCAAAACACAAAGATCCTGGCAGTGTCACTATACCTTGCTCGATCGATTTAGGAGCCAATATTAATTTGATGCCACTTTCCATGTGCCGGAGGCTtggagagttggagataatgTCGACTAGGATGAATTTACAATTAGTAGATCGCTCCATCACTAGACCCTATGGAGTAATAGAAGATGTTTTGGTTTGGGTCAAACACTTTATCTTTCCTGCtaactttgtggtaatggacaTAGAGGAAGACGCAAATATTCCCTTAATTTTGGGACGTCCATTTATGGCTACTGCAAGTTGTGTAGTAGACATGGAAAAGAAGAAGCTAGAAATGGGTATTGAAGACCAAAAGATTAGCTTTGAGCTATTTGATGAAGAAAGGACATTGTTGGACCGGAATGTTtgtctagaggtgaaggagagcAAAGAGAAGGTTCTGAAGGAGAGAACCAAGATTGATCCGGGTTGACA from Glycine soja cultivar W05 chromosome 16, ASM419377v2, whole genome shotgun sequence harbors:
- the LOC114389802 gene encoding uncharacterized protein LOC114389802, coding for MPLYAKFLKDMLTWKNKYIHSDTIVVERNCSAVIERILPPKHKDPGSVTIPCSIDLGANINLMPLSMCRRLGELEIMSTRMNLQLVDRSITRPYGVIEDVLVWVKHFIFPANFVVMDIEEDANIPLILGRPFMATASCVVDMEKKKLEMGIEDQKISFELFDEERTLLDRNVCLEVKESKEKVLKERTKIDPG